In Rattus norvegicus strain BN/NHsdMcwi chromosome 1, GRCr8, whole genome shotgun sequence, a genomic segment contains:
- the Med25 gene encoding mediator of RNA polymerase II transcription subunit 25 isoform X10 has translation MRQGRDKTTTPKMPRTNMAVSASAEVARRPAGVRAPRKRTSVRPGTATASAALAAAAAARGMVPGSEGPARAGGLVADVVFVIEGTANLGPYFEGLRKHYLLPAIEYFNGGPPAETDFGGDYGGTQYSLVVFNTVDCAPESYVQCHAPTSSAYEFVTWLDGIKFMGGGGESCSLIAEGLSTALQLFDDFKKMREQIGQTHRVCLLICNSPPYLLPAVESTTYSGCTTESLVQKIGERGIHFSIVSPRKLPALRLLFEKAAPPALLEPLQPPADVSQDPRHMVLVRGLVLPVGGSSAPGPLQPKQAVPLPPAPTSAATLSAAPQQTLPPVPPQYQVPGNLSAAQVAAQNAVEAAKNQKAGLGPRFSPINPLQQAASGVGPPFSQAPAPPLAPGPPGAPKPPPASQPSLVSTVAPGPGLAAPAQPGAPSMQAGTVTPGGVSGPSPAQLGGPALGGQQSVSNKLLAWSGVLEWQEKPKPASVDANTKLTRSLPCQVYVNHGENLKTEQWPQKLIMQLIPQQLLTTLGPLFRNSRMVQFHFTNKDLESLKGLYRIMGNGFVSAWLSLLFCQLGRLRALPTYSPVRGARAHAPVLV, from the exons ATGCGCCAAGGTAGAGATAAAACCACCACTCCCAAGATGCCCCGCACAAACATGGCCGTATCAGCATCAGCAGAAGTTGCCAGACGTCCGGCGGGAGTGCGCGCACCGCGCAAGCGCACTTCTGTTCGTCCCGGGACGGCGACGGCCTCTGCGGcgctggcggcggcggcggcggcgcggggCATGGTCCCCGGATCCGAAGGCCCGGCCCGGGCCGGGGGCCTGGTCGCTGATGTGGTGTTTGTGATCGAGGGGACGGCAAACCTGGGGCCGTACTTCGAGGGACTCCGCAAGCACTACCTGCTGCCCGCCATAGA GTACTTCAACGGAGGACCACCCGCAGAGACGGACTTTGGGGGAGAC TATGGCGGAACCCAGTACAGCCTTGTGGTGTTCAACACAGTAGACTGCGCTCCAGAGTCCTATGTACAATGCCATGCTCCTACCAGCAGTGCCTATGAGTTTGTCACCTGGCTCGATGGCATCAA gTTCATGGGTGGTGGTGGCGAGAGCTGCAGTCTCATTGCTGAAGGTCTGAGCACTGCTCTGCAGCTGTTTGATGACTTCAAGAAGATGCGTGAACAGAT CGGCCAGACCCACCGAGTCTGTCTCCTCATCTGCAACTCCCCCCCATACCTACTGCCTGCCGTGGAGAGCACCACATACTCAGGCTGTACGACGGAGAGCCTGGTGCAGAAGATAGGAGAG CGTGGTATCCACTTCTCCATCGTTTCTCCAAGAAAGCTGCCAGCACTTAGGCTTCTGTTTGAGAAGGCGGCTCCTCCTGCCCTACTGGAGCCATTGCAGCCCCCAGCAGACGTCAGCCAGGACCCCAGGCACATGGTACTTGTGCGTGGGCTCGTGCTGCCTG TTGGCGGCAGCTCAGCCCCAGGCCCTCTGCAGCCCAAGCAAGCCGTTCCCCTGCCACCAGCTCCAACTTCAGCTGCCACGCTCTCAGCAGCCCCCCAGCAGACCCTGCCCCCGGTCCCACCACAGTACCAG GTCCCTGGGAACCTAAGTGCTGCTCAGGTGGCTGCGCAGAATGCTGTGGAGGCTGCCAAGAACCAGAAGGCCGGGCTGGGCCCACGCT TCTCACCCATCAACCCTCTCCAGCAAGCTGCTTCAGGAGTGGGGCCCCCCTTCAGCCAGGCCCCGGCACCCCCATTAGCTCCTGGGCCCCCTGGAGCTCCCAAGCCACCTCCTGCCTCACAGCCTAGCCTAGTCTCCACTGTGGCCCCTGGACCAGGCCTGGCAGCCCCGGCTCAGCCTGGGGCTCCGTCTATG CAGGCAGGCACTGTGACCCCAGGTGGGGTCAGTGGTCCTTCACCAGCCCAGCTGGGGGGTCCTGCACTTGGTGGGCAACAGTCAGTATCCAACAAGCTCCTAGCCTGGAGTGGCGTCCTTGAGTGGCAGGAG AAACCCAAGCCTGCATCCGTGGATGCCAACACCAAGCTGACAAGGTCTCTGCCTTGTCAGGTCTATGTGAACCATGGAGAAAACCT GAAGACTGAGCAATGGCCCCAGAAACTGATCATGCAGCTCATCCCTCAGCAACTGCTG ACCACCCTGGGCCCGCTGTTCCGGAACTCGAGAATGGTCCAGTTCCACTTCACCAACAAGGACCTGGAGTCCCTCAAAGGCCTCTACCGCATCATGGGCAATGGCTTTGTGAGTGCTTGGCTCTCACTCCTTTTCTGCCAACTTG GCCGGCTGCGTGCACTTCCCACATACAGCCCCGTGCGAGGTGCGCGTGCTCATGCTCCTGTACTCGTCTAA